Part of the Candidatus Hydrogenedentota bacterium genome, GGCCCTTATCCGGTGGCGGAGCCCCGAGCGCGGTCTCGTGTCGCCCGCGGAATTCATACCCATCGCCGAAGAAACCGGGATGATCGTCGCCCTGGGAGAATTCGTCCTGCGAACCGCATGCGCCCAGGCGCGCGCCTGGCACGAGGAACTGCCACGGTACGCAGATCTCAAGATCAGCGTCAACCTCTCGGTAAAAGAATTCGGGAAACCCGATCTCATCGGGAGCATCACCGATATTTTGACGGAAACCCGGCTCGATCCCCGCCTCCTCAAGCTGGAGATCACCGAGAGCGCCCTTATGGACAGCGTCGAGTTCGTTACCCGGACTTTGCGCCAGTTGCGCGACATGGGAATAGAACTCTTGATCGACGATTTCGGCACCGGCTACTCTTCCCTCAGTTATCTGCATCGCTTTCCAACCCATACCCTCAAAATCGACCAGTCCTTCATCCGGGACATGCAGGGAAGCCACGAAAGCGCCCAGATCGTGCGCACCGTTGTCCTGCTGGCCAGGGCCCTCTCCATGGGCACGATCGCCGAGGGGATCGAGGAGGAGTCTCAGGCCCGGCGCCTGCGCGATCTCGAGTGCGGCGCGGGGCAGGGCTATTTCTTCTCGCGCCCCCTGCCCGTGGAGGAGGCCACCGCCCTGCTGAAAAGCGATCCCGTCTGGTTCGCGCCGCCTCCGGACAACGGCTGAACCCGGCCTGTGCGCAAGCGTCCACCCTATGCTGCCTGAACAAACCGTACAGATTATCGCGAACCCCGTCGCGGGCGGCGGGCGAGGCGCCACGTTGGCCCGCGCCCTGGAGGATTGTCTCCGCGCCGGCGGTTACGAGGTAACCCGATTCGAGACCCTGAAAGCCGGTGACGCGCGCGGCGAAGCGGCGCGCGCCCGAGCGGAATGCGTGGCGGTCGTCGGGGGCGATGGCACGCTCAATGAAGTCCTCAACGGATTACCGGAGGGAACCGGCGCGCGCCTGGCCATCGTCCCCGCGGGCACCGCAAACGTCGTTGCGCGCGAGCTCGGCATGCGCCCGGATGCCGCCCGCGCCGCGCGCGCCATCGCGGGCGGGAACACCATTTCGATGGATGTCGGCCAGGCCAACGGGCGCCGTTTCCTCCTCGGGGCCGGCGCGGGGCTCGACGCGGCCGTGGTCCGCGGCGTGCACGAAGCCCGCGGCATGCGTTCCAGCGTCTTGCGCTGGTTCGGCCCCGGATGGCGCGTGGTCGGGGCCGCGCGATTCCCCGGGATCGCCGTGGAAGTCGACGGGGAGCCGCTGGCCTCCGAAGCGAACTACGTCGTCATCGGGAACTGCCGCTATTCCGCGGGCATCTTCCCAGCCACGCCGCACGCCCGGGTCGACGACGGCCTGCTCGACATCTGCGCCTTCTCCGGGCTTACCCGCGCGCGCCTGGCTTGGCTGGCCCTCAATGTCTGGTGGCCCGGATACACCGACCGCCCCTGGATCGCGTGCAGGCAGGGAAGGGTCGTGGCGTTGCGCCCGGCATCGGAGGAGCCGGTGGACTTCCAAATCGACGGCGACCCCGCCGGGATCCTGCCAGCCCGCGTGGAACTGGCGGGCTGGAGCCTGCGCATGGTCGTCCCGCCCCCGAAGGCGTAGCGCCACCAGGGCCTCCGCCAGGCCCGGCCGCGTTGCACCCACCAGGCTCAAGAAGGTATCATACGGGCCTGCGCACACGGTATTGCGCCGCTTCCCGCGGCCGCGCTCCGGCCCCGCCTCACGCTCTTTGTCCAATCGGGGCCGCAATGGCCGCCCCAATCCATACGAGGGTGTACGAAGTATGTCCAGCAACCCAACATCCCCCGAACCCGCCGCCTCTTCCCATCTGCGCCGATTCGCCCTGGCGCTCTGCCTGGCCACCCTGCTCCTGATATTCTTCGGCGGGCAGGTGAAGAGCCATGAGGCCGGCCTGGCCGTCCCCGACTGGCCCCTGACCTACGGCGAAAACCCGATCACCTTCGGCATTTCAAAATGGCAGGGCGGTATCTTCCACGAGCATTTTCACCGACTCTATGCCGGTGTCGTCGCCCTGATGACGGTTGCGCTCGCTATCTGGCTCTACCTGCGCGACAACCGTGTCTGGATGGTCGCGCTGGGTTTTGGGGCGGTCATGGCGGTCATGCTGCAAGCCTTCCTCGGCGGCCTGACCGTTTGGTACCAGCTCCCCGTGCTCGTTTCTAGCGCGCACGCCATCCTCGCGCAGACATTCTTCGTGATCGCGGTAATCATCTGGTACGGGCTGTCACGAGAGCGCGCAAAACGCGCCGAAGCCGTGCAAGCGACCGGCCCCGAAACCGCCACGCCCCTCAAAATCGGAGCCATCGTACTGATTGTCGCGGTGTATCTTCAGCTTTTCCTGGGCGCGGTTATGCGGCACACCGAATCCGGCCTCGCTATCCATGATTTTCCCACCACGGGCGGAAACATCCTGCCCTGGGTTAACGAAAATACCCTGATCGCCATCAACGACTGGCGTTTTAACAACACCGACTACTTCGGCGCCGTATTGCCCGACGTCACGCGGGGGCAGGTGCTCCTTCACCTGTCGCACCGCGCGGGAGCCGTACTGGTTAGCGCCATTGCCGGTCTCCTCGCATGGATGGCGTGGCGTCGGCGCGCCACCCACCCGCTCCTCTGGCGAGGCGCACTTGGGCTCGCCGTGGCCGTGGTCATTCAGGTCGCCTTCGGAGCCATCACCATCTGGACCGTCAAACACCCCTACGTGACCAGTGTCCATGTCGCGCTCGGAGCCGGCATTCTAGGCCTGAGCGCCCTGCTCGCCCTCCGCGCCTGGCCCCTCGAAGCGAAAGAAGTCGCCGCCGTGACCCGGGAGCCGCGGACCGCCGCGCCGGGACTCAAGACCGCGACATCCTAGTTGCCGGGCCGCCTGATGGGGACGAGCACCTGGAAATCGTACCTGGAGTTGACCAAGCCCGGAATCGTTCGGCTGGTCCTCGTCACCGCAACGATCGGGTTTGCGCTCGGCGGAAGCGGCCTCGGACGCTGGCCCCTGCTCGTCATCATGCTGATTGGCACCGCGCTCGGTTCCGCCGGGGCCTTCGTGCTGAATCATTACTTCGAGCGCGAGCCAGACGCCCTGATGGACCGCACGCGGAATCGACCGCTCCCCGCCGGAACCGTTTCCCCGCGCGCGGCATTGATTTTCGGGCTCATACTCTTGTTCGCCGGCACGCTCATTCTCTACTGGGGCGTGAACCTCTTGTCGGCCGCCCTCGTCTTCGGCACCAGCGTCCTCTATGTGCTTGTATACACCCCCCTGAAGCGGCTTTCCTGGTGGAATACCCCCATCGGCGCAATCCCCGGCGCCGTGCCGCCACTCGTCGGATGGGCCGCATCCAATGGACGCCTCGACACGGGCGCCTGGGTACTCTTCCTGATCCTCTTCCTCTGGCAACATCCCCATTTTTACGCGCTCGCCTGGATGTATCGAGAAGACTACGAACGCGGCGGATTCAAAATGTTGCCCGTCGTGGATCCCGATGGGAAGAGCACCTTCCGGCACAGCCTCGTCGCGGTAATCCTGCTGGTGCCGGTGAGCATGTGGCCCTTCTTTGTGAAGATGTCCGGCCCCATCTACCTGGCGAGCGCCTTGGTTCTTGGCGTTTTGTTTTTGTTGGTTTGTATCCGTTGGCGACTGAGCCAGTCGATACGTGATGCCCGCCTCGTTTTCATCTATTCCATCCTTTACTGGATGTTACTGTTTGTTTTTATCCTTATCGACGCGTACGTGTTTTAGCCGCCGGAGAAATTGTTCCCATGAGCACACGCATGCTGATCGCGACCGGACTCGCGCTCTTCCTACTTCTGAATGTCTCTCTGATGTCACTCTACGTCCTCGTCCGGCACGAGGGACGAAACGCGCCCCAACAAACCCATAACCTCCCCGTCATCAAGTCACTCGAGCCTTTTGCGCTTACCAGCGAAAAAAACAAACCATTCTCCTCGGCAAGCCTGCTGGGCAAAGTCTGGGTGGCGGACTTCTTCTTCACGTCCTGCCCGAACCCCTGTCCCACCATGACCCGAAACATGGCCGGCGTCGCGGAGACCCTCAAGGACTTCGACGACGTCGCTTTTGTCTCGATCAGCGTCGATCCGGACACGGACACGCCCCAGGTGCTCGCCAGCTATGGCAAGAAGTACGGCGCCGACCCCGAGCGTTGGAACTTCCTGACGGGCCCCGAAGAAGCCATCAAGGCCATCGCGGTCGAGGGCTTTCTCGTGGGCTCCGTGGACGATCCGATTATCCACAGCCCCAAGTTCTGCCTCGTGGACAAGCGGGGCCGGATTCGCGGCTACTATACCGGCACCGAGGATGCGGAAATGGACCGCCTTGTTACCGATATCCATCAACTTCGGAAGGAATAGGCTCCGATGAACGTCGATTCGCTGCCCGCCATTAACGCCAGCCTCAACGGGGTGGCCACTCTCCTCCTGATCGGCGGGTTCTGGGCCATCAAATTCCGGAACGACCGCGATCTGCACAAGAAATTTATGGCGGCGGCGCTTGTCTGCTCCGCGCTCTTTCTCTCGTGCTACCTCTACTACCACTACAACGCCGGCGCGATGACGCCCTTCGAGAAGCAGGGGGCCATCCGCGTGGTGTATTTCACCATTCTGATAACCCACATCCCGCTGGCGGCGCTGATGACCCCCTTTATCCTCGCCGCCGTGTGGTTCGCGTTGCGCGGCCAGTTTGATCGGCACAAAATGATCGTGAAGTGGGTGTGGCCCGTCTGGATCTACGTTTCCATTACCGGCGTGCTCATTTATCTGATGCTGTATCGGATGTAGCGCCCGGGCCGTCCAGGACCGCGAGCATATCCGCGACGCGGGTGAAGCGCTCGCGCGGTTTGCCGGACGCCGCCCCCGCCGCCTGTTCCGCCGCGTCGATCTGACGCCAGTCCGCCATCGTCACGTAGCGAACCCCGCGCGACGCGAGCAACGCGGGAATAGCCTCCGGATCCGGCCTTGGGCACGGCGGCAGGGCCTCCCGATCCTCCCAGATCCGCTCCACCGTTTCGAGGCTGTCGGGCTTGTTGGTCCCGATAATTCCCGACGGCCCGCGCTTGATCCATCCGGCGGCATAGAGCCCCGGCACGATGCCGTTCGAATCCGTCACGCGCCCGGCGACATTCGGCACGACGCCGCGCTTCTGGTCGAAAGGTATACCCGGAATGCCGATGCCCCGGTAGCCGATGCTGCGGAACACCAGCCCGCAAGGCAGATCGAACGTTTCACCCGTCGGCTCGGCCCATTGCTTGAACGGCTCATTGCCTTCCAGGCGGTTCCTGCCCAGCCGGAGCGACTCCACCCGCCCGTTGCCTTCGAGGGCGACCGGGCTCTCCAGAAAGCGGAAATACAGCCGGCGCGGCGCGTTCCGGTCCGGCGCGGCGGCGAACTCGCGCAACAATTCCAGGTTGCGCGCGCGGTTGTTGTCGGAAAGCTCTTCCTCGCAACGCGGGCCCAGCGCCAGCGCCGCCGGGTCCACAATCGGCTGGCAGGCCACGAGGCGGCCCATTTCCTTCAGCTCCAGGGCCGTGAACGCGGCCTGCGCGGGTCCGCGCCGCCCAATCAGGTGGATCTCGCGTACCTTGCTTTCCGCCAGCGCCTCCAGCGCGTGCGTCGCGATATCGGTCGTTCGCAGTTCGTCCACGGTCTTGGCCAGAATCCGCGCCACGTCCATCGCCACATTGCCCACCCCCACGATGGCCGCGGCCTCCTGCTGCAAGTCAAAAACAGCGTCACGATAGTCCGGATGCCCGTTGTACCAGCCCACAAACGAGGTCGCCGTGTAGCTGCCGGGCAAGTCCTCGCCCGGGACCCCCATCGCGCGGTCGGTTTCCGCGCCGTACGCCAGGATGATCGCGTCGTAATGTTGCCGGAGATCCGCCAGATCAAGATCGCGCCCGATGGTGACGTTGCCGAAGAATCGAAAACCCGGCCGGTCCGCGATGCGCTCGTAGACCCGCGTGACATTGCGGATCTTCTCGTGGTCCGGCGCCACGCCGCCGCGCACCAGCCCGAAAGGCGTCGGCAGGCGATCGAACATGTCCACCGCCGCCGGGCGCTCGGATTTGAGAAGCGGATCGGCGGCGTAGAAGCCGCTGGGGCCGCTGCCAACAATAGCGACGCGAAGGGGACGCTCGAAAATGCCGGAATCAAGTGTCAAAAGGGGCTCTCCTCCCGGGGGCTCGACCGCTCCAACAAGCCATCCCGTATGCAGTACTATCGTGCATGCGTACCCGGATTGGCAAATCGATTCGCGTCATACGCTTTGCCGCTTGCGCCGGAGTATACCGTCGTTTACACTGAGCGGGCTGTGAGTAGAAACCGGTAACACTTCAGCCGCTTGAGTAAGGCGGTCGCCAATACGAGATTCCTTACTTACACTGGATGAATTCGTCATTCCCGCGAAGGCGGGAATCCAGAGGGTTTGCGAGGTTATCGTTGCATGGTCTCTGGGTCCCCACGTTCGTGGGGATGGCGGTGTTAGATCACCGAGAGCCGCCACCGTTGGATGGGACGAGAGTGACCAATTCAGTCGGCTGAAGAGTTACCGAAACCGGAAGTCCCCGCTATGTTCAGTTATAGACTGCTCTCGCGCCTCGCGCGCCCGTCCGCCATGCTCGTGGCCGCGTCCATCTTCGCGGCCGCCGCGGCCCCGGGCGAGCCCGCGCTCTCCTTCAACCGCGACATTCGCCCCATACTCTCCGAGCGTTGCCTCACCTGCCACGGATTCGATGGGGCCGCGCGCAAGGCCGGTCTCCGCCTCGATACCGTGGAAGGCGCAACGTCCACACTCAAGTCCGGCGCGGTCGCCGTGGTCCCGGGGGACACACACGCCAGCACACTGCTGGCCCGGGTCAGCGCATCGGACCCGAACGACCGGATGCCGCCGCCGGAAGCGGGGGAGGCGCTCGACGCCGCCGAAATCGAACGGCTCCGCGCCTGGATAGCGCAGGGCGCCCCCTTTGAGCCGCACTGGGCCTATGTCGCGCCGCAAAAGCCCGCCATCCCCGCCGTACAGCTTGCCGCCTGGCCGAAAAACGCCATCGACCACTTCGTGCTCGCGCGGCTGGAGGCGGAGGGAATCGCGACGGCGCCCCCGGCGGACCGCTACACCCTGCTTCGACGGCTCAGCTTCGATCTGACGGGCCTGCCCCCTTCGCTCGAGGAGGCGGACGCCTTCGCCGCGGACGAGCGCCCCGACGCGCTGGATTGGGTGCTCGATCGGCTCTTCGCGAGTCCGCACTATGGCGAACACCGCGCGCGCTACTGGCTCGACCTGGCGCGCTATGCGGACAGCAACGGCTACCACGTGGATGCGCCGCGGTCCATGTGGCCCTATCGCGAATGGGTCATCCGCGCCTACAACCAGAACATGCCGTTCGACCAGTTCACCATGGAGCAGATCGCCGGCGACCTGCTGCCCGACACGACGCTGGAGCAGCGCATCGCCACGGGCTTCCATCGCAACACGCTCTTTAACGAGGAAGGCGGTATTGATCAGGAGGAATTCCGGACCAAGGCCGTAATGGACCGGGTCGACACGACGATGACCGTGTGGATGGGCACGACCATGAACTGCGCCCAGTGCCACGACCATAAGTACGACCCTTTTACGCAGGCGGAGTACTACCAGCTCTACGCCTTCTTCAACAAAGTCCCGGAACTCGGCGGGGGGACCTTTCAGAGCCGCGCGCCGCTCGTGGAACTGCCGCCGGACCCGACCCTTCAGGCGGAATTGGACGGACTGGCCTCGGTCATCGCGAAACTGGAAGCTGAA contains:
- a CDS encoding COX15/CtaA family protein, translating into MSSNPTSPEPAASSHLRRFALALCLATLLLIFFGGQVKSHEAGLAVPDWPLTYGENPITFGISKWQGGIFHEHFHRLYAGVVALMTVALAIWLYLRDNRVWMVALGFGAVMAVMLQAFLGGLTVWYQLPVLVSSAHAILAQTFFVIAVIIWYGLSRERAKRAEAVQATGPETATPLKIGAIVLIVAVYLQLFLGAVMRHTESGLAIHDFPTTGGNILPWVNENTLIAINDWRFNNTDYFGAVLPDVTRGQVLLHLSHRAGAVLVSAIAGLLAWMAWRRRATHPLLWRGALGLAVAVVIQVAFGAITIWTVKHPYVTSVHVALGAGILGLSALLALRAWPLEAKEVAAVTREPRTAAPGLKTATS
- the cyoE gene encoding heme o synthase, with product MTKPGIVRLVLVTATIGFALGGSGLGRWPLLVIMLIGTALGSAGAFVLNHYFEREPDALMDRTRNRPLPAGTVSPRAALIFGLILLFAGTLILYWGVNLLSAALVFGTSVLYVLVYTPLKRLSWWNTPIGAIPGAVPPLVGWAASNGRLDTGAWVLFLILFLWQHPHFYALAWMYREDYERGGFKMLPVVDPDGKSTFRHSLVAVILLVPVSMWPFFVKMSGPIYLASALVLGVLFLLVCIRWRLSQSIRDARLVFIYSILYWMLLFVFILIDAYVF
- a CDS encoding SCO family protein, translating into MSTRMLIATGLALFLLLNVSLMSLYVLVRHEGRNAPQQTHNLPVIKSLEPFALTSEKNKPFSSASLLGKVWVADFFFTSCPNPCPTMTRNMAGVAETLKDFDDVAFVSISVDPDTDTPQVLASYGKKYGADPERWNFLTGPEEAIKAIAVEGFLVGSVDDPIIHSPKFCLVDKRGRIRGYYTGTEDAEMDRLVTDIHQLRKE
- a CDS encoding DUF420 domain-containing protein; this translates as MNVDSLPAINASLNGVATLLLIGGFWAIKFRNDRDLHKKFMAAALVCSALFLSCYLYYHYNAGAMTPFEKQGAIRVVYFTILITHIPLAALMTPFILAAVWFALRGQFDRHKMIVKWVWPVWIYVSITGVLIYLMLYRM
- a CDS encoding FAD-dependent oxidoreductase yields the protein MTLDSGIFERPLRVAIVGSGPSGFYAADPLLKSERPAAVDMFDRLPTPFGLVRGGVAPDHEKIRNVTRVYERIADRPGFRFFGNVTIGRDLDLADLRQHYDAIILAYGAETDRAMGVPGEDLPGSYTATSFVGWYNGHPDYRDAVFDLQQEAAAIVGVGNVAMDVARILAKTVDELRTTDIATHALEALAESKVREIHLIGRRGPAQAAFTALELKEMGRLVACQPIVDPAALALGPRCEEELSDNNRARNLELLREFAAAPDRNAPRRLYFRFLESPVALEGNGRVESLRLGRNRLEGNEPFKQWAEPTGETFDLPCGLVFRSIGYRGIGIPGIPFDQKRGVVPNVAGRVTDSNGIVPGLYAAGWIKRGPSGIIGTNKPDSLETVERIWEDREALPPCPRPDPEAIPALLASRGVRYVTMADWRQIDAAEQAAGAASGKPRERFTRVADMLAVLDGPGATSDTASDK
- a CDS encoding PSD1 domain-containing protein, which encodes MFSYRLLSRLARPSAMLVAASIFAAAAAPGEPALSFNRDIRPILSERCLTCHGFDGAARKAGLRLDTVEGATSTLKSGAVAVVPGDTHASTLLARVSASDPNDRMPPPEAGEALDAAEIERLRAWIAQGAPFEPHWAYVAPQKPAIPAVQLAAWPKNAIDHFVLARLEAEGIATAPPADRYTLLRRLSFDLTGLPPSLEEADAFAADERPDALDWVLDRLFASPHYGEHRARYWLDLARYADSNGYHVDAPRSMWPYREWVIRAYNQNMPFDQFTMEQIAGDLLPDTTLEQRIATGFHRNTLFNEEGGIDQEEFRTKAVMDRVDTTMTVWMGTTMNCAQCHDHKYDPFTQAEYYQLYAFFNKVPELGGGTFQSRAPLVELPPDPTLQAELDGLASVIAKLEAESPPDGGGEAAEKPKDAPPTRLEALKKQYEEARKRIVTSLIMEEMPEPRTTHILRRGNFLDHGDQVTANTPAAWPPVAARNGAEPDRLDLANWLVAPENPLAARVTVNRLWQQLFGRGLVATPEDWGSRAAPPSHPELLDYLAVTFVESGWDVKALLRMIVSSATYQQSASAGPDAYARDPKNVLLARGPRFRLDAEAIRDNALTISGLLNPEVGGPSVYPYQPPGLWEEKALTGYGAGIWPDTTGPNLYRRGMYTFRRRSVPYPTFQAFDAPGFEFCTMERPRTNTPLQALTTMNDPQFVEAARVFGQRILREGGDDLDARVIFALRQALARPPREEERALFLHIYNEQHAAFSTDPEAAQAIITQGRAPVASDMEPAALAAWTTIANVLLNLDETVTKG